TGGAGATGGTGGAATAAAACTTCCCTGGGTCACGTCGAACCCATCGAGCTGCGTGAGCTTCGCCAGCCTTCCGGGAACCATCGCAATGTGAATGGCCAACTGGCCGAGCGACATCGACTTCGGATGCGGCTTCCACGCCAATTTGTCGGCCGGCACCCGGCTCAAGATCCGGCGTGTGGTTTCCACCTCTTCCCGGAATTCACTCAGCATTGGATCGAGTATG
Above is a window of Terriglobales bacterium DNA encoding:
- a CDS encoding DinB family protein, which translates into the protein MTTILDPMLSEFREEVETTRRILSRVPADKLAWKPHPKSMSLGQLAIHIAMVPGRLAKLTQLDGFDVTQGSFIPPSP